The proteins below come from a single Tachysurus fulvidraco isolate hzauxx_2018 chromosome 26, HZAU_PFXX_2.0, whole genome shotgun sequence genomic window:
- the lhx3 gene encoding LIM/homeobox protein Lhx3 yields the protein MLLEHPGSSCQNPGNFSRYSSGQDIPVCAGCSQHIVDRFILKVLDRHWHSKCLKCSDCQSQLAEKCFTRGDGVYCKEDFFKRFGTKCAACQQGIPPSQVVRRAQDFVYHLHCFACIVCKRQLATGDEYYLMEDSRLVCKVDYETAKQREADSTAKRPRTTITAKQLETLKNAYNNSPKPARHVREQLSSETGLDMRVVQVWFQNRRAKEKRLKKDAGRQRWGQYFRNMKRSRGNSKSDKDSIQEEGMDSDAEVSFTDEPPMSELSHSNSIYSSLSESSPALGRQGGAHAPFTLDHGPVLPPQDQYHDIRPSSPYSLAQSPASLPPLPRQQPLISSLVYPDSGLPMAGQGGHGMVSAGPNGPSSDLSTGSSGGYPEFPASPASWLDEVDHSQF from the exons ATATCCCGGTGTGTGCAGGTTGCAGTCAGCACATCGTAGATCGCTTCATCCTGAAGGTGTTGGACCGTCACTGGCACAGCAAGTGTCTGAAATGCAGCGATTGTCAGTCACAGCTGGCAGAGAAGTGTTTCACCCGTGGAGACGGAGTCTACTGCAAAGAAGATTTCTTCAA GAGGTTCGGGACAAAGTGTGCGGCGTGTCAGCAGGGCATCCCGCCGAGTCAGGTGGTGCGGAGAGCGCAGGACTTTGTCTATCACCTTCACTGCTTCGCCTGCATCGTGTGCAAGAGGCAGCTAGCCACAGGGGATGAGTACTACCTGATGGAGGACAGTCGACTGGTGTGTAAGGTGGACTATGAGACGGCCAAGCAGAGAG AGGCCGACTCGACAGCAAAAAGGCCGCGCACCACCATCACAGCCAAGCAGCTGGAGACGCTGAAGAACGCCTACAACAACTCGCCCAAACCGGCGCGTCACGTCCGCGAGCAGCTGTCCTCAGAGACCGGCCTGGACATGAGAGTGGTGCAG GTTTGGTTTCAAAACAGAAGAGCAAAAGAAAAGAGGCTAAAGAAGGATGCAGGAAGACAGAGATGGGGCCAATACTTTCGTAACATGAAGCGGTCCAGAGGAAACTCCAAATCAGATAAGGACAGCATCCAGGAGGAAGGCATGGACAGTGATGCTGAGGTCTCCTTCACAG ACGAGCCTCCCATGTCTGAGCTGAGTCACTCAAACAGCATCTACAGCAGTCTGAGCGAGAGTTCCCCGGCTCTGGGGCGTCAGGGTGGAGCACACGCGCCCTTCACTCTGGATCACGGACCCGTCTTGCCACCTCAGGATCAATACCACGACATCCGCCCCAGCAGTCCTTACAGCCTCGCACAGTCACCTGCTTCCCTTCCGCCTCTTCCCAGGCAGCAGCCCCTCATCTCTAGCCTGGTGTACCCCGACTCTGGCCTGCCCATGGCGGGCCAGGGTGGGCACGGCATGGTGTCGGCCGGTCCAAACGGCCCCAGCTCGGACCTCTCCACCGGAAGCAGCGGCGGCTACCCAGAATTCCCGGCTAGCCCCGCCTCCTGGTTGGACGAGGTCGATCACAGCCAGTTCTGA